In a genomic window of Pelodiscus sinensis isolate JC-2024 chromosome 32, ASM4963464v1, whole genome shotgun sequence:
- the LOC102446380 gene encoding butyrophilin subfamily 1 member A1-like produces the protein MKILSICHSSRARSSLPHFIVFFLTCYVHKMESAQFTVVGPGHPVTATLGGDIALPCRLSPSISAEHMEVRWFRSEITPFVHLYQHKQDEYVQQMPEYRGRTKLLKAGITEGIVDLRIINVRHSDKGLYRCSVQDGDFHEESVLELEVAALGSAPRISVEGHQDGGIRVVCQSAGWYPQPQVLWRDPKGQPLSASTETKSEEEGGFFQIKNSIVVTENSNKNLSCSMRNTHLDKERESVTFYISDSFFPRASPWMVGWSVTLMILLSFICLAWFLFRVRGKHLDTIRKIRTELEWRRSQCDAANVTLDPDTAHPQLVLSEDGKRVRWEDTWQLLPYTPERFDIRPCVLGREGFTSGRHYWEVEAGDGKYWAVGVATEFVSRKGEISLSPKVGIWAVQRCAEQFQALTAPVTPLPLSPPSRIRVCLDCDRWQVTFIDAGAEASIFTFPMGSLPGERIRPWLWVGPELLSLYP, from the exons CCCAGTTCACTGTGGTTGGACCTGGTCACCCTGTCACGGCCACTCTGGGTGGGGACATCGCATTACCCTGTCGCCTGTCACCCAGCATCAGCGCAGAGCACATGGAGGTGAGATGGTTCCGCTCTGAGATCACTCCCTTTGTGCACCTGTACCAGCACAAGCAGGATGAATATGTGCAGCAGATGCCTGAGTACCGTGGCAGGACGAAGCTTTTGAAAGCCGGCATCACAGAAGGGATTGTTGACTTGAGAATTATCAATGTGAGGCACTCTGACAAAGGACTGTACCGTTGTTCTGTTCAGGACGGTGACTTTCATGAAGAATCTGTACTGGAATTGGAGGTCGCAG CTTTAGGCTCCGCACCTCGCATCTCTGTTGAGGGTCACCAGGACGGAGGGATCCGAGTGGTGTGTCAGTCGGCCGGATGGTACCCACAGCCCCAGGTGCTGTGGAGAGATCCCAAGGGGCAGCCTTTATCTGCATCCACTGAAACAAAGTCTGAAGAGGAAGGTGGTTTCTTtcaaataaaaaattctattgttGTAACGGAAAATTCAAACAAGAATTTGTCCTGTTCTATGAGGAACACACACCTGGACAAAGAAAGGGAATCGGTGACTTTCTACATATCAG ACTCCTTTTTCCCAAGAGCCTCTCCCTGGATGGTGGGCTGGAGCGTGACCTTGATGATTTTGTTGTCATTCATCTGCCTGGCTTGGTTTCTATTCAGAGTAAGAG gGAAACATCTCGACACCATCA GAAAAATTCGCACAGAGCTGG AGTGGAGGAGATCCCAATGTGATGCAG ccaacgtgactctggatccagacacggcgcaTCCCCAGCTCGTCCTGTCGGaggatgggaaacgtgtgagatggGAAGACACATGGCAACTGCTGCCCTACACCCCGGAGAGATTTGACATTAGACCCTGTGTGCTGGGCCGTGAGGgcttcacctcggggagacattactgggaggtggaggcgGGGGATGGGAAatactgggctgtgggggtggccacaGAGTttgtgagcaggaagggagagATCAGCCTGAGCCCCAAGGTGGGGATCTGGGCTGTGCAGCGGTGTGCGGAACAGTTCCAGGCTCTCActgcccctgtgacccccctacccctgagcccccccagcaggatccgggtttgtctggactgtgaccggtggcaggtgacatttatcgatgctggGGCCGAGGCCTCGATCTTCACTTTCCCGatgggctccctccctggggagagaatccgaccctggctctgggtggggccagaACTGCTCAGCCTGTACCCCTGA